The Miscanthus floridulus cultivar M001 chromosome 17, ASM1932011v1, whole genome shotgun sequence genome has a window encoding:
- the LOC136516234 gene encoding E3 ubiquitin-protein ligase UPL4-like — MDRCRKRPDSDPDGYSEPEPPADKRPCTAEPSTSAAAAAAAAAPPPGARQAEQGGSDMDTSSSGHPGDADVDADDGDGDGDGDGDGDGDGGSSCESDGDGSPRPRGSGGGRFQRMVDAVADEGASQDAVVAALMELCEALSFCAEDAGGYFPTEAAARALVRRAGGGGDGTGATPDVILLSVRAITYLCDAMPRAGDAVVRHGLLPVLCSRLLAIEYLDVAEQCLQAFEKISRRQPTQCLQAGMINAVLAYIDFFAASIKRVAVSAVANACKKVPADCSQFVLDSVPTLCNLLQSEDKMIVEKVAACLISIVDSFSTSVDLVDQLCHQGVIEKVLPLIHTGGLTALSPSTCSNLIGLLAKLACTSLVAVKSLFELGVSSTIKGILITSDISHGMPYLPLEKQNNQVNEALKLANQLIPSAARDVEDTQIILAKEKIITDEPRFLCQFSRDILPVLIKAVNSGANSYICYGCASIVNNICYFSKPEILQELLKETNIPSFLAGLLSRKDHHVLTSSLKIIEILMQKLPDAYLGFFIKEGVVNAVEALLNQEDCSKSTHLPDDMQQPETQPVIRNKTTCFCYAFDARRSEAAEKRTCRIGKDSLFTFARHVKTTYFTKDVVSSEMGLTEILQKLKTCCAVLNETTDKSSEQCNLQNEEYLSTILSEVMMELHGGETMTTFEFLESGLVKSLSNYLSNGKYLQVENNMNCSSDHFLAVVKRFQSFARMSFSRMGQGWGDMLLTLLVRKLQNALTSLDNFPVIMSHNFKPRSSISDIPTRHSTITPCIRVRFKKDEDETNLSSYDSAVNVEISSSLHTIEEFLWPKVSIDVNSQKAESPPSGTALESKYADDDSQERDSTPSQKADSPSEGLTCENQNPPVETSPKQGTSSSGQAERNTTILSDNTVQQKLVFSLNGKELDRSVTLYQSILQDQINAGSDIILDMQFWRSVHDITFRAANPEANRTAINPEANDSPRHSSTAMSSINENITGFTWQMLPFFSSMLLGKLPCKLDRSGPSYDILFMLHILEGLNRYYFHLVSDERNRSFAHGRITNLDDLKAEVFSIPQQEFVSARLTDKLEQQMHDPLVSRSCCLPLWCTELMSACPFLFSFEARWKYFQLTAFGSLKNHHGHMMDASVNRVAERASSHSRKKFKVDRDDILVSAAKMMKSHAKSNALLEVEYKEEVGTGLGPTMEFYTLISHEFQKSGLGMWRGELPCESGTNDAHVSGFVVAPSGLFPRPWSASADSASFQEVSERFHLLGLVVAKAIKDNRILDIPFSKAFYKLILGQELNIYDIQSFDSELAISLVEFQALACRRKYAESNLTRDCQIISDLTYRGCRIEDLAIEFALPGYPEYVLSSGSRSDSLNAENLEEYVHHVVDATVKSGIARQMEAFKSGFNEVFPLKKLQVFSEDELERLLCGEQDTWDFAKLVDHIKFDHGYTSSSPPVINLLEIIQEFGSLERRAFLQFITGSPRLPPGGLAALNPKFTVVRKHNSNDADDDLPSVMTCANYLKLPPYSSKEKMREKLLYAITEGQGSFHLS; from the exons ATGGATCGCTGCCGGAAGCGGCCCGACTCCGATCCCGACGGCTACAGCGAGCCCGAGCCCCCCGCCGATAAGCGCCCGTGCACGGCGGAACCCTCGActtccgccgccgcggccgcggctgcCGCTGCTCCTCCGCCCGGCGCGCGCCAGGCTGAGCAGGGCGGCTCGGATATGGACACCTCGTCGTCCGGCCACCCCGGCGATGCTGATGTCGACGCGGATGACGGGGACGGTGATGGCGATGgcgatggggatggggatggagaTGGGGGGTCGTCGTGCGAGTCGGATGGGGACGGGAGCCCGAGGCCTCGCGGCAGCGGGGGCGGGAGGTTCCAGCGGATGGTGGACGCGGTGGCAGACGAGGGCGCGAGCCAGGACGCGGTGGTGGCGGCGCTCATGGAGCTCTGCGAGGCGCTGTCGTTCTGCGCGGAGGACGCCGGCGGGTATTTCCCCACGGAGGCAGCCGCGCGGGCGCTGGTGCggcgggccggcggcggcggcgatggcacggGGGCTACCCCGGACGTGATTCTGCTGTCCGTGCGCGCCATCACGTACCTCTGCGACGCCATGCCGCGCGCCGGGGACGCCGTTGTCCGCCACGGCCTCCTCCCCGTGCTCTGCTCCCGGCTGCTAGCCATCGAGTACCTCGATGTAGCTGAGCAG TGCTTGCAAGCTTTTGAGAAGATATCACGGCGGCAGCCTACCCAGTGCTTGCAGGCGGGCATGATCAACGCTGTGCTGGCATACATTGACTTCTTCGCTGCAAGCATTAAG AGGGTCGCAGTGTCAGCTGTCGCAAATGCCTGCAAGAAGGTCCCGGCAGATTGCTCCCAGTTTGTTCTGGATTCGGTCCCAACTCTCTGTAATCTTCTGCAATCTGAGGACAAAATG ATAGTGGAGAAGGTTGCAGCTTGCTTGATAAGCATCGTGGACTCCTTTAGCACTTCAGTTGATCTTGTGGACCAGCTCTGTCACCAGGGTGTTATAGAGAAGGTCCTACCTTTGATCCACACTGGTGGACTCACGGCCCTTAGTCCATCGACATGCAGT AATCTGATTGGGCTTCTTGCTAAGCTAGCCTGTACTTCACTTGTGGCAGTGAAGTCTCTATTTGAGCTGGGTGTTAGTAGCACAATAAAGGGGATTTTGATCACTTCAGACATCTCCCATGGCATGCCATACTTGCCTCTGGAAAAACAAAACAATCAG GTCAATGAAGCTCTGAAACTAGCAAACCAGTTGATTCCTTCAGCAGCAAGGGACGTTGAAGACACCCAGATCATACTAGCGAAAGAAAAAATTATTACAGACGAACCAAGGTTCTTGTGTCAATTCTCCAGGGATATTCTTCCTGTCTTGATCAAG GCGGTGAACTCTGGTGCCAATTCATACATTTGCTATGGATGTGCTTCAATCGTTAACAATATTTGTTACTTCAGTAAACCAGAAATACTTCAAGAGTTGCTCAAGGAAACAAACATACCGAG CTTCTTGGCTGGTTTATTGTCTAGAAAGGATCATCATGTGCTGACCTCATCACTAAAGATAATCGAGATTCTCATGCAAAAGCTTCCTGATGCATACCTTGGCTTCTTTATCAAGGAAGGTGTTGTCAATGCAGTTGAGGCGCTTCTTAATCAAGAGGATTGCTCAAAATCCACTCATCTGCCTGATGACATGCAACAACCAGAGACTCAACCTGTCATAAGAAATAAGACTACATGTTTCTGCTATGCATTTGATGCCCGTAGATCTGAAGCTGCCGAAAAAAGGACTTGTAGGATTGGGAAGGACAGTCTTTTTACTTTTGCCAGGCATGTGAAAACAACCTACTTTACTAAGGATGTAGTGAGTTCTGAGATGGGGTTAACTGAGATTTTGCAGAAACTCAAAACTTGCTGTGCAGTTTTGAATGAGACCACAGACAAGTCATCAGAACAATGCAATCTTCAGAATGAAGAATACTTATCTACCATTTTAAGCGAGGTGATGATGGAGCTTCATGGGGGAGAAACAATGACAACCTTTGAATTCCTTGAGAGTGGATTGGTCAAATCTTTATCAAATTACCTCTCAAATGGCAAGTACCTCCAGGTGGAGAACAATATGAATTGCAGTTCTGACCATTTTTTGGCTGTGGTGAAAAGATTTCAGTCATTTGCTCGAATGTCTTTCTCAAGAATGGGCCAAGGTTGGGGTGACATGCTCTTGACACTTTTAGTAAGGAAGCTGCAGAATGCTCTTACTTCTCTTGACAACTTTCCAGTTATAATGAGCCACAACTTCAAGCCAAGGAGCAGTATTTCTGATATCCCTACGAGGCACTCAACAATTACTCCATGTATCCGAGTAAGATTCAAGAAAGACGAAGATGAAACTAACTTGTCAAGCTATGATAGTGCTGTGAATGTGGAAATATCGTCATCCTTGCATACCATTGAAGAATTTTTATGGCCCAAAGTTAGTATAGATGTCAATAGTCAGAAGGCTGAATCACCACCTAGTGGCACTGCTTTGGAAAGCAAATATGCTGATGATGACTCCCAGGAACGAGATTCCACACCTAGTCAGAAGGCTGATTCACCATCAGAG GGCCTGACTTGTGAAAATCAGAATCCACCTGTTGAAACAAGTCCAAAGCAAGGAACTTCATCTTCTG GTCAAGCAGAAAGAAACACAACAATCTTGAGCGATAATACCGTACAACAGAAATTGGTATTTAGCTTAAATGGGAAAGAGCTTGACCGGTCTGTTACTCTGTATCAGTCAATCCTGCAGGATCAGATCAATGCAGGGTCTGACATAATTCTGGACATGCAGTTTTGGCGCAGTGTTCATGACATAACTTTCAGAGCTGCTAACCCAGAAGCAAATAGAACAGCTATCAACCCAGAAGCAAATGATTCTCCTAGACATTCCTCTACTGCAATGTCATCAATAAATGAGAACATAACTGGGTTTACATGGCAGATGCTCCCATTCTTTTCTAGTATGTTGCTTGGTAAACTTCCGTGCAAACTCGACAGATCAGGTCCTTCGTATGACATATTGTTTATGTTACACATTTTAGAGGGATTAAACAGGTATTATTTTCACCTCGTGTCTGATGAGAGAAACCGTTCTTTTGCCCATGGAAGGATAACTAACCTCGATGATCTGAAAGCTGAAGTTTTCTCGATTCCTCAGCAAGAGTTTGTCAGTGCCAGATTGACAGATAAATTGGAGCAACAGATGCATGATCCATTAGTTTCAAGGTCTTGCTGCCTGCCTTTATGGTGCACTGAACTGATGTCTGCATGCCCTTTCTTATTTTCATTTGAGGCGAGATGGAAGTATTTCCAGCTGACAGCATTTGGTTCTCTGAAAAATCATCATGGCCATATGATGGATGCAAGTGTTAACCGTGTTGCAGAAAGGGCGTCTTCCCACTCACGGAAAAAGTTCAAAGTTGATCGCGATGATATACTGGTTTCAGCTGCAAAAATGATGAAGTCGCATGCTAAGAGCAATGCTCTACTAGAAGTAGAATATAAAGAGGAAGTGGGCACTGGTTTGGGTCCTACAATGGAATTCTATACATTGATAAGTCATGAATTTCAGAAGTCTGGTCTAGGCATGTGGAGAGGGGAGCTTCCTTGTGAATCTGGTACCAATGATGCTCATGTTTCTGGATTCGTGGTTGCCCCTAGTGGGCTTTTCCCTAGACCTTGGTCTGCCTCTGCAGATTCTGCTTCCTTTCAAGAAGTGAGCGAGCGATTCCACTTACTTGGTCTGGTTGTTGCAAAAGCAATTAAAGACAACAGAATtctagacattccattttctaaAGCATTCTACAAGCTTATCCTTGGACAG GAGCTTAATATATATGATATCCAGTcatttgattctgaactggcCATATCCCTTGTGGAGTTTCAAGCGCTTGCTTGTCGGAGAAAATATGCAGAGTCAAATTTGACAAGGGACTGCCAGATTATATCAGATTTGACTTATCGAGGTTGTAGAATTGAGGATCTTGCTATTGAGTTTGCTCTCCCAGGGTATCCAGAATATGTGCTCTCATCGGGAAGTCGCTCTGACAGT TTGAATGCTGAGAATTTGGAAGAATATGTTCATCATGTTGTTGACGCAACGGTTAAAAGTGGAATTGCAAGACAGATGGAGGCTTTTAAGTCGGGATTTAATGAG GTATTTCCACTAAAAAAACTCCAGGTTTTCTCAGAGGATGAACTAGAGAGATTACTCTGTGGTGAACAAGATACATGGGAT TTTGCGAAACTTGTGGATCACATCAAATTTGATCATGGTTACACTTCCAGCAGCCCTCCTGTCATTAAT TTGCTGGAAATCATACAAGAGTTTGGATCCCTTGAACGCAGAGCTTTCTTGCAATTTATAACGGGTTCACCTCGGCTTCCACCAGGCGGCTTGGCTGCACTAAATCCAAAGTTCACAGTTGTCCGAAAG CATAACAGCAATGACGCTGACGATGACCTGCCTAGCGTGATGACTTGTGCCAACTATCTTAAGTTACCTCCGTACTCTTCAAAG GAAAAGATGAGGGAGAAACTTCTCTATGCAATTACAGAGGGCCAGGGGTCCTTCCACCTATCTTAA